A DNA window from Paenibacillus sp. HWE-109 contains the following coding sequences:
- a CDS encoding ABC transporter substrate-binding protein — protein MVKKNIALMSMVSSLFLLAACGQSAAPQSAATKTPTATATATATAAATAATTVKPIEKEPRIASLSIHLTNDLLALGITPVGSVMGGDLKAFLPHVADRLQNTKKLGVVTEPDMEALLALKPEVIYLDQQYAGKDIAKYEKIAKSEVFNLDDGTWRDHLKKIGKLVNREPQAETYIKDYEAQATKVKGLIKDKIGDGKAMAIRVTAKELRVMGMKRPLGPLLFTDLGLKPANGVEKIDKAYETISQEVLPDYDADAIFVIVNNEDAAKKVFEQLSANPIWKGLKAVKAEHIYPIADQPWLDYSAIGNKMALDAAEKLFAK, from the coding sequence ATGGTAAAGAAAAATATTGCACTCATGAGTATGGTCAGTTCGCTATTCCTATTAGCGGCTTGCGGCCAATCCGCTGCCCCTCAAAGCGCAGCAACGAAGACACCAACAGCAACAGCAACAGCAACAGCAACAGCAGCAGCAACTGCGGCGACTACAGTAAAACCGATTGAGAAAGAGCCACGCATTGCCTCGTTGTCTATTCATTTGACGAATGATCTGCTTGCACTCGGAATTACACCAGTAGGTTCTGTTATGGGAGGAGACCTCAAAGCTTTCCTGCCGCATGTCGCTGATCGCCTGCAAAATACGAAAAAGCTGGGTGTTGTGACGGAACCTGATATGGAAGCTTTGCTGGCTTTGAAACCAGAAGTGATTTATTTGGATCAACAGTACGCTGGCAAAGATATAGCCAAATATGAAAAAATCGCAAAATCTGAAGTGTTTAATCTCGATGACGGCACATGGCGTGACCATTTGAAAAAAATCGGCAAGCTCGTTAACCGTGAACCGCAAGCGGAAACATACATCAAGGATTATGAAGCGCAAGCGACGAAAGTGAAAGGGCTCATTAAGGATAAAATCGGGGATGGCAAGGCCATGGCAATCCGTGTGACAGCCAAAGAATTGCGCGTGATGGGCATGAAGCGTCCATTAGGACCGCTCCTGTTCACGGATTTGGGTTTGAAGCCGGCGAACGGGGTGGAGAAGATCGACAAAGCTTATGAAACGATCTCCCAAGAAGTTCTGCCTGACTATGATGCTGACGCCATATTTGTCATTGTGAATAATGAGGATGCGGCTAAAAAGGTCTTTGAACAATTGTCTGCCAACCCCATTTGGAAAGGGCTGAAAGCTGTTAAAGCCGAGCATATTTACCCGATCGCCGACCAACCTTGGCTAGATTACTCAGCTATCGGCAACAAAATGGCGCTTGACGCAGCGGAGAAACTATTCGCCAAGTAA